TCGTAGAGGGGGCAGTTTATCTCAGAGGCAAGTCGCGACAGAGGAACAGGATCCGATCCATTGGGATCGAGCAGGAGGAGCGTCGAATATATCCTGGACGAAATCTCATCGAATGCCTCTTCATGGGCGATCTCCACGACATCTTCAGCAATAACCAGATCATCCTCATCATCATAGGGCAGATGCCGCCGCCTCTGCCGGCGCCGCTCCTCTTTTTCTGCGAGCTTCAGCTGCGTAATCAGTTCATACAGGGTAATTGGCCGTGTACGGTACTCCTTTCGCCGAATCCGCCGCTGAATCTCACGCTCAAGCGCCTCGATGGGACCAGGAAGCGGCGCATCACCATCACTCTCAAAATCCTCAGGCGCGAAGAGATCCGCATCATCCACACCCTGATCCGCATCATCCTCATCACCGGCTGACTGCTCAAGCAGGGCATCAGACTTCATCCTGAGCAGGATCGACGCATAGAGAAGGGTTCTGCCGGAGATCCGGAGATCCAGTTCACGCCTCCGCTCAAGCTCGCTCAGAAACCGGTCGGTCACAAGAACGATATCAATATTCCAGGGGTCAATCTCCCCGTCTTCAGCCATCCTGACCAGGATCTCAACCGGCTCTTCAGCCATTGCTCTTCACACCGGTAACAAGCGTGCTCTTATCCGGCCTGATAGTCACCCCGATAATCCGGTCTGCACCCTGGATCATCGGCTTCCTAAGCGAGATCGAGATAAACTGCGACGTCTCTGAGAGGCTTTTGATCATATGCGCGATACCTTCCACATTTGAGCCGTCAAGATGCATATCCACCTCATCAAGCCCGTAAAACGGCGCTGGCATGTACCGCTGGATCGAGAATATCAGGGCAAGCGTCACAAGCGACTTTTCGCCCCCGCTCATCATATTCAGCCGCCTCACCTCCTTGTCCTGTGGGTGTACCTCAAAGGTGAGACCACCGCTGAAGGGATCCTCCTCATTTTCGAGGATTAATCGCCCCCACCCCCGCGCAAGCCTGGCATAGATATCTTTGAAATTTCCATCTATTGCAACAAATGTCGAGAGGAAAGCTTCACGCTTCATCCGCTCAAAACCCTCAATCCGCTCGATTAAATCTGCGCGTTCACGGGAGAGGATATCCTTCTTCTCAGTCCGCTCAAGAACCCTTGCAGTGGTCCGATCATACTCTTCTATCGCG
This region of Methanocalculus natronophilus genomic DNA includes:
- a CDS encoding segregation/condensation protein A, which encodes MAEEPVEILVRMAEDGEIDPWNIDIVLVTDRFLSELERRRELDLRISGRTLLYASILLRMKSDALLEQSAGDEDDADQGVDDADLFAPEDFESDGDAPLPGPIEALEREIQRRIRRKEYRTRPITLYELITQLKLAEKEERRRQRRRHLPYDDEDDLVIAEDVVEIAHEEAFDEISSRIYSTLLLLDPNGSDPVPLSRLASEINCPLYEVYIPVLFLMLEDQVDLLQEEFYGEIFVARIPASVI